Proteins co-encoded in one Coregonus clupeaformis isolate EN_2021a chromosome 17, ASM2061545v1, whole genome shotgun sequence genomic window:
- the LOC121586678 gene encoding endoplasmic reticulum membrane sensor NFE2L1-like, with protein sequence MQNVKKYFTEGLIQFTILLSLIGVRVDVDSYLNGYYSPLEINNGPSSAYIQTPFHSLRDNWDGYSVHPKCPELDYFFACRRLLDEVRALGSPIRFPTQLSAWLVHQVPDSSEFREPPNSTSNINVSVGLLSESTGEEANDTELLAVDESHTAAQLSEPGPYPSTGACEIPNEEVEALKGRMEEDEDEGRAEPVSLTQLTLSSTLEHEGLLSSGAPLSSPEDPPPPDIDQHWSQFLSLPIYEFDDLHPLVPQQLSDLDANISSAISQDVSLRDAIVTGSVYDMIPPRGGVRTLVARQPRGPLFRLESTNSSHSDSSPGTTTGLAVLPYAAVVNGTRNGSSSHGALEGYLDEAVFDQINLLGLEGCLDTMDAQLLGILQGIYPRVLEDLDSDSGLSLESSSQGPDSPGASEVSSSSSSSFFEDEGGATGYSSEVDSLPSKCIDDYNTWSPVDLSESVWHDHSYSSPAFSQPSATTFPHKAIKEEPFSDEDDDGEDNEDRELSRDQLRTRALHVPFSATEIVSMPVEEFLELLEGRGLSPAQVALLRDIRRRGKNKLAAQNCRKRKLDAITGLQEEVERLQAQRNRLLRERQHTAKALGAAGQRMEDLSRDIFSRLRDSSGRPLTPERYTLQCEANGRFVVQQVRRPSVATTTAGGKTDKRKKKKP encoded by the exons ATGCAAAACGTGAAGAAATACTTCACAGAAGGACTGATCCAATTTACGATCTTACTCAGTTTGATCGGAGTTCGCGTGGATGTCGACAGTTACTTGAACGGCTACTACTCACCGCTAGAGATTAACAACGGTCCTAGCTCAGCCTACATCCAGACACCGTTTCACAGTTTGAGGGACAATTGGGACGGGTACAGTGTGCACCCCAAATGTCCCGAGTTGGACTATTTCTTCGCCTGCCGTCGGCTCCTGGATGAGGTGAGGGCGCTTGGGTCGCCCATCCGGTTCCCTACGCAGTTGAGCGCATGGCTCGTGCACCAAGTACCTGACAGCTCGGAGTTCCGAGAGCCACCAAACAGCACGAGCAACATTAATGTTAGCGTGGGGCTGTTGTCAGAGAGTACCGGGGAAGAGGCCAACGACACTGAACTTCTCGCAGTCGACGAAAGCCATACTGCCGCCCAGCTAAGTGAGCCGGGGCCTTATCCCAGCACTGGAGCCTGCGAGATACCCAATGAG GAGGTTGAGGCACTGAAGGGGCGGATGGAAGAGGATGAGGATGAAGGCAGAGCGGAACCTGTTTCCCTGACCCAGCTGACTCTCAGTTCCACACTAGAACATGAG GGTTTGTTAAGTAGCGGAGCCCCTCTCTCCAGCCCTGAAGACCCCCCTCCCCCTGACATCGACCAGCACTGGAGCCAATTCCTGTCCCTACCCATCTACGAATTTGAC gATTTACACCCGCTGGTTCCTCAGCAGCTGTCTGACCTCGACGCCAACATCTCCAGCGCCATCAGCCAGGACGTCAGTCTCCGCGATGCCATAGTAACAGGCTCTGTCTACGACATGATCCCCCCGAGGGGTGGAGTCAGGACCCTGGTGGCCCGGCAACCAAGAGGGCCCCTCTTCCGACTCGAGTCCACAAACTCCTCCCACTCCGACTCTTCGCCCGGTACGACCACAGGGCTGGCCGTACTACCGTATGCCGCTGTGGTCAACGGAACGCGAAACGGGTCATCGTCCCATGGTGCACTTGAAGGCTATTTGGACGaggcggtgtttgaccagatCAACCTGCTGGGGCTGGAGGGCTGCTTGGACACCATGGACGCccagctactggggatcctacAGGGCATCTACCCTCGTGTCCTGGAGGACCTCGACTCAGACTCCGGCCTTTCTCTGGAGAGCAGCTCTCAAGGCCCAGACTCCCCAG GTGCATCTGAGGTGTCGTCATCGTCTTCCAGTTCATTTTTTGAGGACGAGGGTGGGGCTACGGGCTACAGCAGCGAGGTGGACTCCCTCCCCTCCAAGTGCATTGACGACTACAACACATGGTCGCCTGTGGATCTCAGCGAGAGCGTGTGGCACGACCACAGCTACTCCTCCCCAGCCTTCTCCCAACCGTCAGCCACCACGTTCCCCCACAAAGCCATCAAAGAGGAGCCTTTCAGCGATGAAGACGACGACGGGGAAGATAACGAAGACCGGGAGCTTAGCCGCGACCAACTCCGCACCCGGGCGCTTCATGTCCCGTTCTCGGCGACGGAGATCGTCAGCATGCCCGTGGAGGAGTTCCTGGAGCTCCTGGAGGGGCGTGGCCTCTCGCCCGCCCAGGTTGCCCTCCTGAGGGACATCCGCCGTCGAGGGAAGAACAAGCTGGCGGCGCAGAACTGCCGCAAGCGCAAACTGGATGCCATCACGGGGCtccaggaggaggtggagaggctgCAAGCCCAGAGGAACAGGCTGCTTAGGGAGAGGCAGCACACGGCCAAGGCTCTTGGCGCCGCGGGCCAGCGCATGGAGGACCTCTCCAGGGACATATTCTCCAGGCTCAGGGACAGCTCAGGACGACCCCTGACCCCAGAGAGATACACCCTGCAGTGCGAGGCCAACGGGAGGTTTGTGGTGCAGCAGGTCAGGCGTCCTAGTGTTGCCACGACGACAGCTGGAGGTAAAACGGAcaaaaggaagaagaagaagccttGA